The sequence below is a genomic window from Eubalaena glacialis isolate mEubGla1 chromosome 13, mEubGla1.1.hap2.+ XY, whole genome shotgun sequence.
ATAGATTAAATCAAAATAGAAGAGGTAAATTgaaggggagagatggggagctgTTCAGTGGGTATAAAGTCTCAGTCATGCAGGATGGAGGCTTCTGGAATCTGGTGCCCAGCATGTGCATGAGTTGACAATATTGTATTGTACATGTGGCGACTGTCAggagggtgaattttatgttatgtgaggtttttttggccacaataaaaaaaaaaatgtaattcacaacattaacagaagagaaaaaaagcacataaaaatgcagaaaaagcatttgacgaaTTCAAtgaaaactcttagcaaactataaacaaaaatttatttaatctgaTAGAAGGTATTTATCTACAGTAAAGCAATAACAAGTAATATTGGTCAAATATTCAAAGTTCTTCACCTGAAACTGCAAAGGAGAGAAGAATGTTCCTTATTTCACTTTAATTCAATATTGTATTTGGCATTCTGGCCATAcagtaaagacaaaaataaaaataacaggttGGACAGGGACAAAAGGCCAGGGGAGGGCAGAAGGCTGGGACTTGGGACTTGAAGATTCCAAAGCAAGCCAAACCGTACAGTTTAGAAATTTCTGGACCCTGAAGTTAAGTCTAAGAAAAAATCAGCAATTTATAAAGGAAACTGACATGCTACAAAGGTGGTTTCTATCTTGCTAGACTGTAAATATCTTACTCGGctattaattgaaaatatttaatagaatGACCACTTCCCagctaattttcattttaatgttttaacaatttacattttaaacactGATTTCTCTAGGGCATGTTCTATCATTTGAATTAGAAATAACACCCAAAGAATGTCTTAGTAAACAATAAACTTATCTTAACTATATCATCCGTGATCAATTCAGTAAGTATATTACATCTTTCcaagcaataaaatggacaactttaaagagctttttaattgggagatttaaaaaaaataaaataaaaaaagaggcaGGACACGCAATGACCTGCAGTTCAAAACACAAAGTCCTGCCACTTACATTCTATCCCACCTGTTCAACACACCAACCAAGTGCTGCAAACACCAGACAGTTCAGAGGAACAGTGTTATAACCCCGTAATTGCTTCATTACCCAATAAGTTACAATTAAAAAGCTCCTTATAAAAAGAAGTCCACCTATCCGCAGATATTGGAGAATCCCAGGCTCTTCCGTAcattactgaaaaaaatgcaaatacattCATAAAGGCAAAAAAACTTTAGGTAACATGACAACCCACATCTTTCGCTGGTCAGACTCTACCGGCCACCTCAGTATTGCGGAAACGTTCCATCGATTTTGGCAGCCCAGGCCATGAGGCCTCCCACAACATCCTGAACTGTTAAAGAGTCTAAGTCTGTCCAGGACTGCAGGATCTTCACGGCTTTCTGGGAGTCATTGCCCAGTTTGCAGATCACATAAATAGGAAGAGATGCCCCTTCCTGTGTGCCCTGCTTCCCTTCCCGGATTGCTTCTCCCAAGAGTTTCAGGCTCTCCGCATTCCTCCGTTCCAAATGTTTCAAAGGGATGTGTAGGGCGTGAGGCAACCGACACAGGTCCACCTCCACTGGAGGCCTGACGTCCAGCAACAGGTGGGGTGAGCCGGAATCCAGAAGTCGCTTATAGTCGACGACAGAAATTCGCTCCTCCGGGCTCAGCAACTGGAGGGAGCGGCACTTATCGGTGGCCGAGGAGCCACAGAAGCTTTCGTAGTCCTGCAGATCAGTCACAGTGGGCCGCTCCCCGCAAGCTGCACAGTCGGGCCTGCGCCTCCGCAGCCGAATACAGCGGAAATGACCTCCGAGGGCATCAAAGAGCAACAGGCTGCCACTATAAGAGGGGCCCAGACCTGCAGCGATCTTCAACACTTCCAGCGCCTGCAGGCAGCCCAGGACCCCGGTAACCACACCAAGCACCCCGCCGTCCGCGCAGCTGGTCACCGTCTCGGCCGGAGGTGGTTGCGGAAACACGCAGCGATAGCAAGGCCCACCGCCGTAGTGGTAGACTGTGAGTTGGCCCTCGAAGCGCAGGGCGCTGGCCGACACGAGGGGCCGGCCGGTTAGCACGCAGGCGTCGTTAACCAGGTAGCGAGTGGGCACGTTGTCGGAGCAATCAGCCACCACGTCATAGCGGCGGACCAGGTCTAGCGCCGTGGCTGGCGTAAGCGCCTGCGCGTAGGGCACGCACTCCACCGCCGAATTGAGACGGCGCAGTGTAGCGGCGGCCGAAAAGACCTTGGCCTGGCCGGCCAGGGCCTCGCCGTGCAGCACCTGGCGGGCCAGGTTGCTCACTTCTACTACGTCGTAGTCCACAAGGCCCAGGCGGCCGACGCCGGCCGCTGCCAGGTACTGCGCCAGTGGGCAGCCGAGCCCCCCGCAGCCCACCACCAGCACGGACGCGGTCGCCAGGCGCAGCTGTCCCTGCACGCCCAGCTCAGGCAGCACGAGCTGCCGGCTGTAGCGCAGAATCTCATCTCGGGACAGGGCGGCCTTCGGCGGCAGGGGAGACACCGGAACCAACCGCTCTGACTTCTGCTCGGCCAGAAGAGCCGCCGCCAGCCTCTGTTTCAGGGAACTCAGCTCCTCCTCACGCTGGGCAACTTGAGCCTGCAAGGTGAGCACCTCCTCCCTGGCCGCCATGGCAGCCTCTTCGGGAGGTTGTCAAAGGCATTTCCGTTTCCGGCTTTCCCTCGTCTTGCGACTGGAATAAACTAAACAACTCTATGGAGCTTGGGGAAAGGTGATAAATAGATATGTATTTTTCTGAAGCAACCTTCAGATTCAACTTGAAAGAGTCACAAGTCCTGACTATTTCCAATGGAACTACGCAGAGAGCCTTAGGAGGACTAGAATTCGCCACCCGGACCATGCCCCTCCTCCCGCCTTTGGTACGTTCCGACGCGTCCTCTTCCCGCGCCGCGTTGACGTCATTCCGCTTCCGGCGCCTGGCGCAGTTCTGCCATGGCCTCCGGGGAAGCGAGCGGACCGTCTCCTAGGTCTCCGCGGGAGCCAGAGCCGCGCACCCCGCAACAAGACAAGTATTCGGTGCTTTTGCCCACTTACAACGAGCGCGAGAACCTACCGCTCATTGTGTGGCTGCTGGTGAAGAGCTTCTCCGAGAGGTAGCGCGCCCGGCCGCCCTCCTAGAGGAATGAGATGAGCTGGCTTTCCCGGCCTGGGTGTCGGCAGTTGGCTGCGAGAGGCGGCCCCCTGACTGGCTTCTCTTCCGTCTCCCGCTGGAAGCCTTGGGGAGGAAGCCACCCTACGAGGAAAGAGGCGGATACTTCCCGGGTTCTCTCTGTGTCTCGGGTTCTTATCTCTGCCCTTGGGTTTTGTGACACACTCCTTTATTATACACTCCCTTATACTCCTCACCCCGCTTTTTTCTTAGAAGGGCTGGCTGcccttttatttgtttgtttttaattttatatttggcatgcgcccgcagcatgtgggatcttagttccccgaccagggatcgaacccatgtcccctgcgttgggtgctcagagtcttaaccaccggaccgccagggaagcccctagccaCCCTTTTAATTACTGCGAGGCCGAAGGCCTGACCTCACTCCTCCCTCTATCTAGGTGGTCAGGATCTGCGGCAGGAGCCGGGACTCTTAAGTGAGGCCGCTCATTCCCGCCCGGGTGCTGAGGGCTTATGTAAGCATGAGGTTTGGGCTCCGTGGGTTAGGGAGCTGCTGCTGGGCTGGACATCCTTTCTGGAGAGGGCAGAAGGGCAGATTCGCCGGTGGATGTTTGATGTGATTGTTAGAAAGTGAGAGATTTTGGAGTTGAATTTGAAAGAGttatacagttttttttaaacttcagaaaaTCGTGGTGTCAGTACGAAGTAACTTGTTTTACGGTTACACCAGTGGGATCATGTGTAAATCTTTGAAGATCTTTCCGTATCAGCACATACAAACTTCGCAAATTATTGTGAAAATTGGGTAATATCATGTGGCTGTGTTATAATTTTTCTAACCGGGTCATATCAATGAACACGGATTATTtccagagtttttttgtttttcttttttgactttaACTTTACAAATGAGAATGGGGACTTTGTTCACAACGTATTTTCCAGCATTGAGAAAAGTGCTTGACGCGTAAGAAGTGCTCCTTACACTTTCTTACTTTTACTAGTATCGTGGATAAAGTCTTTGTGGTGGAATTGCTGAGTCGACAGAGATGTGCTTAGATTGATAGTTAATGGTAAATTGCTCTCAAAAAAGATTGTACCGGCTTAGGACTCTCCAACATTCATCAGAGAGGGCCTGTTTCCTCACCAACCAGCCAGTTTTATTAAACCTACATTGTTGGAAATGTTAATTGGTGAAAGATACTGCTGTTTTGATTATAATTCTTTGAATGAAATAACTATCCTCACATTCACGGCTTTTCAAAGTTTTTTATCCGTAGCTTTTAAcccttttttctttaagttatATTTTGATTTCTCAAGCTCTTTCCAGATTAGAGAAATTGTCATGTAGCTGATCTTGTTCCAGCTTGTCTTCtgattatacagtattttttgctctattctttaattttttaatgtggtgcaGTTTATCTTTTCAGTAGTTTCTGTGtggatatttttttaatcaaaatgaagTTTAATGACGGAAACAGCTATTTTCTTTTCAGATGGCAGTCAAATTACCTAAAGTTCGCTCAGCTTGATTCCTTTAACTACCTGACCCTCAGGTGGTGTGGGTGCTTTGAAGTGGAGAGGGCAGTAATTTTGCTTATGAATGACTCCATTTGTTTATGAAGTATATCTCTTTCAGAACAACAACTAGAATCAacatcttaactttttttttttttttacgtgttcattgaatttgttacaatattgcttctgtttcatgttttggttttttggccatgaggcatgtgggatcctagctccctgaccagggatggaacctgcaccccctgcactggaaggcaaagtcctaaccagt
It includes:
- the MOCS3 gene encoding adenylyltransferase and sulfurtransferase MOCS3 — protein: MAAREEVLTLQAQVAQREEELSSLKQRLAAALLAEQKSERLVPVSPLPPKAALSRDEILRYSRQLVLPELGVQGQLRLATASVLVVGCGGLGCPLAQYLAAAGVGRLGLVDYDVVEVSNLARQVLHGEALAGQAKVFSAAATLRRLNSAVECVPYAQALTPATALDLVRRYDVVADCSDNVPTRYLVNDACVLTGRPLVSASALRFEGQLTVYHYGGGPCYRCVFPQPPPAETVTSCADGGVLGVVTGVLGCLQALEVLKIAAGLGPSYSGSLLLFDALGGHFRCIRLRRRRPDCAACGERPTVTDLQDYESFCGSSATDKCRSLQLLSPEERISVVDYKRLLDSGSPHLLLDVRPPVEVDLCRLPHALHIPLKHLERRNAESLKLLGEAIREGKQGTQEGASLPIYVICKLGNDSQKAVKILQSWTDLDSLTVQDVVGGLMAWAAKIDGTFPQY